One Alphaproteobacteria bacterium DNA segment encodes these proteins:
- a CDS encoding AMP-binding protein, with amino-acid sequence MAFTTVSELLRIGKDGDMALGSPETPPLSFAGLRKLAAKTIADLNAMGIGRDDRVAIVLPNGPEMAAAFLCVAGAATTAPLNPAYRQEEFEFYIADLKAKAVLAQKGDETPARAAAAKLGVPLIELTPTRDAGAGSYTLSSLLKGTAAQPGPAQQDDIALILHTSGTTSRPKIVPLAQANICASARHIGQTLALTPSDKCLNIMPLFHIHGLIAAVLSSLAAGGGTVCTPGFNALKFFGWLDEVKPSWYTAVPTMHQAILARADRNKDSLARAGLRFIRSSSASLPPQVMLELEAAFGCPVIESYGMTEAAHQMASNPLPPAARKPGSVGIAAGPEVAIMDEEGNLLPKGALGEIVIRGPNVTKGYEANPDANLKAFAGGWFRTGDQGTLDDEGYLRITGRLKELINRGGEKVSPLEVDEVIMDHPAVAQVVTFAMPHDKLGEDVAAAIVLREGQATTEREIRDFAAKRLADFKVPRKVVILAEIPKGATGKLQRIGLADKLGLGAAK; translated from the coding sequence ATGGCGTTCACGACGGTTTCGGAACTTCTGCGTATCGGCAAAGACGGCGACATGGCGCTTGGGTCCCCCGAGACGCCACCCCTTTCGTTCGCGGGTTTGCGCAAACTCGCGGCCAAGACGATCGCCGACCTCAACGCGATGGGGATCGGCCGCGACGATCGCGTGGCGATCGTGCTGCCCAACGGGCCGGAGATGGCCGCCGCCTTCCTGTGCGTCGCCGGTGCGGCGACGACAGCCCCGTTGAACCCCGCCTATCGGCAGGAGGAGTTCGAGTTCTATATCGCCGACCTCAAAGCCAAGGCGGTGCTCGCCCAGAAGGGCGATGAAACGCCCGCGCGCGCCGCCGCGGCGAAGCTGGGCGTACCGCTGATCGAATTGACGCCGACGCGCGATGCGGGTGCGGGTTCCTACACGCTGTCGTCGCTTTTGAAAGGCACGGCCGCGCAGCCGGGCCCCGCGCAACAAGACGACATCGCGCTGATCCTGCACACCTCGGGCACCACCTCGCGCCCCAAGATCGTGCCGCTGGCGCAGGCGAATATCTGCGCCTCCGCAAGGCATATCGGCCAGACGCTCGCGCTCACGCCGAGCGACAAATGCCTCAACATCATGCCGCTGTTCCACATCCACGGGCTGATCGCGGCGGTGCTGTCGTCGCTTGCCGCCGGCGGGGGCACCGTGTGCACGCCCGGCTTCAACGCGCTCAAATTCTTCGGCTGGCTCGACGAGGTGAAGCCGAGTTGGTACACGGCCGTGCCGACGATGCATCAAGCCATTCTCGCGCGCGCCGACCGCAACAAGGACAGCTTGGCGCGCGCCGGCTTGCGCTTCATTCGCTCGTCGTCGGCGTCGCTGCCGCCGCAAGTGATGCTTGAACTCGAAGCCGCGTTCGGCTGCCCGGTGATCGAAAGCTACGGTATGACCGAAGCCGCGCACCAAATGGCGTCGAACCCTTTGCCGCCCGCCGCGCGCAAGCCCGGCTCCGTCGGCATCGCCGCAGGCCCGGAAGTCGCGATCATGGACGAGGAAGGCAATCTTCTGCCCAAGGGCGCCTTGGGCGAGATCGTGATTCGCGGGCCCAACGTCACCAAAGGCTACGAAGCGAACCCGGACGCGAATCTCAAAGCCTTCGCGGGCGGCTGGTTCCGCACCGGCGACCAAGGCACGCTGGACGACGAAGGCTATCTGCGCATCACCGGGCGGTTGAAGGAGCTGATCAATCGCGGCGGCGAGAAGGTCTCGCCCCTCGAAGTCGACGAGGTGATCATGGATCACCCGGCGGTCGCGCAGGTCGTGACCTTCGCGATGCCGCACGACAAATTGGGCGAGGACGTCGCCGCCGCGATCGTCTTGCGCGAAGGCCAAGCGACGACCGAGCGCGAAATCCGCGATTTCGCCGCCAAGCGCCTCGCGGATTTCAAAGTGCCGCGCAAGGTCGTGATCCTCGCCGAGATCCCGAAGGGGGCGACCGGCAAATTGCAACGCATCGGCCTCGCCGACAAATTGGGGTTGGGAGCGGCGAAGTGA
- a CDS encoding 2-dehydropantoate 2-reductase, with product MGVKLAQGGARVTFFARGAHLEAMKANGIKLISEGAETVIKDANFAGDAREAGEQDFVIVSLKAHGLVAAVDQVASLLGPKTALVTAMNGVPYWYFHKHGGPHDGKRLESVDPGGALWSKLGPERAIGCVVYPAANILAPGVIEHTYSNRFTLGEPDGSKSERIAALSELMIKGGLKAPVRPRIRDDMWVKLWGNLCFNPLSALTGATLDVITGDPGTRSVARAMMLEAQAVGEALGIKFGIDVEKRIDGAAEVGSHKTSMLQDLEAKKPMEIDALLGAVVEMGALTGHEMPACKMVLALVRQRARVAGVY from the coding sequence ATGGGCGTGAAGCTCGCCCAAGGCGGGGCGCGCGTTACGTTCTTCGCGCGCGGCGCGCATTTGGAGGCGATGAAGGCCAACGGGATCAAGCTGATCTCCGAAGGCGCCGAGACGGTGATCAAAGACGCGAATTTCGCCGGCGATGCGCGCGAAGCGGGCGAACAGGATTTCGTCATCGTCAGCCTGAAGGCCCACGGCCTGGTCGCCGCCGTCGATCAGGTCGCGTCGCTGCTGGGCCCCAAGACCGCCTTGGTCACGGCGATGAACGGCGTGCCCTATTGGTATTTCCACAAACATGGCGGCCCGCATGACGGCAAGCGGCTCGAATCGGTCGATCCGGGCGGGGCGTTGTGGTCGAAGCTGGGCCCCGAACGCGCCATCGGCTGCGTCGTCTATCCCGCCGCCAATATCCTGGCGCCCGGCGTGATCGAGCACACCTATTCGAACCGCTTCACGCTGGGCGAGCCCGACGGCTCGAAAAGCGAGCGCATCGCGGCGCTGTCGGAATTGATGATCAAGGGCGGCTTGAAGGCGCCGGTGCGCCCGCGCATCCGCGACGATATGTGGGTGAAGCTGTGGGGCAATCTGTGCTTCAACCCGCTATCGGCACTGACGGGTGCCACGCTCGACGTCATCACCGGCGATCCGGGGACCCGCAGCGTCGCCCGCGCGATGATGCTGGAAGCGCAAGCGGTCGGCGAGGCATTGGGTATCAAATTCGGCATCGACGTCGAAAAACGCATCGACGGGGCGGCCGAAGTCGGCTCGCATAAAACCTCGATGCTGCAAGACCTCGAAGCCAAGAAACCGATGGAGATCGATGCGTTGCTGGGCGCGGTGGTCGAGATGGGCGCGCTCACCGGGCACGAGATGCCGGCCTGCAAAATGGTGCTGGCGCTGGTCCGCCAACGCGCGCGCGTCGCGGGGGTTTACTGA
- a CDS encoding DUF1289 domain-containing protein, protein MKSPCINICRLDADLRCTGCGRSSREIRLWARYDDATRDAVMARLAAEGFPKETTGWDAA, encoded by the coding sequence ATGAAATCGCCCTGCATTAATATTTGCCGGCTCGACGCCGATCTGCGCTGCACGGGCTGCGGGCGCAGTTCGCGCGAGATCCGCCTCTGGGCGCGCTACGACGACGCCACGCGCGACGCGGTCATGGCGCGCCTCGCCGCCGAAGGATTCCCGAAAGAAACTACCGGCTGGGACGCGGCGTAA
- a CDS encoding bifunctional salicylyl-CoA 5-hydroxylase/oxidoreductase produces MKIVSIGGGPAGLYLAILMKKADPAHDITIVERNKPGDTFGFGVVFSDETLGNFADADRESYDAITAAFAHWTDIDVHYRGQVVTSKGHGFSGMARVKLLDILSKRAAALGVKIVHERDVKDVTEFPDADLILAADGVNSAIRAKYEAKFKPSLDWRRNKFVWLGTTRPHPAFTFHFKEHESGLYRVHAYQYDKSHSTFIVETSETAWKKAGLDKATEEQTIDFCEKLFAEELAGHKLIANRSIWRTFPTIRNAHWSFDNVVLMGDACHTAHFSIGSGTKLAMEDAIELAAALKSTKSVKEALAAYEAKRKPQTESIQRAAQTSLEWFEETERYIGKLDALEFAFAMLTRSMRITHTNLKLRDPALVAEIDRDFAAKAGVAGAPPPMFTPYKIGKMEVPNRIVVSPMCQYSAEDGLPNDWHLVHLGSRALGGAGLILTEMTDVSAEGRITPGCAGLYKDEHVAAWKRVTEFVHANSPAKIGVQLAHAGRKGSTKRAWEGIDQPLPDGNWDLIAPSPLPYKKGSQTPRAMNRGDMDKVKADFVAATKRADAAGFDIVEVHMAHGYLLASFVSPLTNQRSDEYGGTLEKRLRFPLEVLDAVRATWPKEKPIAVRISATDWKEGGTTPDEAVAIAKMLKAHGTDIVDVSAGQTVDDDHPVYGRLFQTPFADRIRQEADVPVMTVGAISTWADANTILAARRADLCVLARAHLFDPYWTRHAAQEQGYDLPWPPQYGSARSFTPRPSR; encoded by the coding sequence ATGAAGATCGTCAGCATCGGCGGCGGGCCGGCGGGGTTGTATCTCGCCATTCTGATGAAGAAGGCGGACCCCGCGCACGACATCACGATCGTGGAGCGCAACAAGCCGGGCGACACGTTCGGCTTCGGCGTCGTGTTCTCCGACGAAACGCTCGGCAATTTCGCCGACGCCGATCGCGAAAGCTACGACGCGATCACCGCGGCCTTCGCGCATTGGACCGATATCGACGTCCATTATCGCGGCCAGGTCGTGACCTCCAAGGGCCACGGCTTTTCGGGCATGGCGCGGGTCAAGCTGCTCGATATCCTGTCCAAGCGCGCCGCCGCTCTGGGCGTGAAGATCGTCCACGAGCGCGACGTGAAGGACGTGACCGAGTTCCCCGACGCCGATCTGATCCTGGCGGCGGACGGCGTCAACTCCGCCATCCGCGCCAAATACGAAGCGAAGTTCAAGCCGTCGCTCGATTGGCGGCGCAACAAATTCGTGTGGCTCGGCACCACGCGCCCGCATCCCGCATTCACGTTCCACTTCAAGGAACACGAAAGCGGCCTCTATCGCGTCCATGCGTATCAATACGACAAGTCGCACTCGACCTTCATCGTCGAGACGAGCGAGACGGCGTGGAAGAAGGCCGGTCTCGACAAGGCGACGGAAGAACAGACGATCGATTTTTGCGAGAAGCTGTTCGCCGAAGAACTGGCGGGCCATAAGCTGATCGCCAATCGCTCGATCTGGCGCACCTTCCCGACGATCCGCAACGCGCATTGGTCTTTCGACAACGTGGTGCTGATGGGCGACGCGTGCCATACGGCGCATTTCTCCATCGGCTCGGGCACCAAGCTCGCGATGGAAGATGCGATCGAGCTGGCGGCGGCGCTCAAGTCGACCAAGTCGGTCAAGGAAGCGCTCGCCGCCTACGAGGCCAAGCGCAAGCCCCAGACCGAATCCATCCAGCGTGCCGCGCAAACCTCGCTCGAATGGTTCGAGGAGACGGAGCGCTATATCGGCAAGCTTGACGCGCTGGAATTCGCCTTCGCGATGCTCACACGCTCGATGCGCATCACGCATACGAATTTGAAGCTCCGCGATCCCGCCTTGGTCGCCGAAATCGACCGGGACTTCGCCGCCAAGGCCGGTGTCGCGGGCGCGCCGCCGCCGATGTTCACGCCGTACAAGATCGGCAAGATGGAAGTGCCCAACCGCATCGTCGTGTCGCCGATGTGCCAATATTCGGCCGAAGACGGGTTGCCGAACGATTGGCATCTCGTACACCTGGGCAGCCGCGCGCTCGGCGGGGCGGGTCTGATCCTGACCGAAATGACCGATGTGAGTGCGGAAGGCCGCATCACGCCGGGTTGTGCGGGTCTCTATAAGGACGAACACGTGGCCGCGTGGAAGCGCGTGACCGAGTTCGTCCACGCCAATTCGCCCGCCAAGATCGGCGTACAACTCGCCCATGCCGGGCGCAAAGGCTCGACCAAACGCGCTTGGGAAGGGATCGACCAACCCTTGCCTGACGGCAATTGGGACCTGATCGCCCCGTCGCCGTTGCCCTACAAGAAGGGCAGCCAAACGCCGCGCGCGATGAATCGCGGGGATATGGACAAGGTCAAAGCCGACTTCGTCGCCGCGACGAAGCGCGCCGACGCGGCCGGGTTCGACATCGTCGAAGTGCATATGGCGCATGGCTATCTGCTGGCGAGCTTCGTCTCGCCGCTGACCAACCAGCGCAGCGACGAATATGGCGGCACGCTGGAAAAACGCCTGCGCTTCCCGCTGGAAGTGCTCGACGCCGTGCGCGCGACGTGGCCGAAGGAAAAGCCCATCGCGGTGCGTATCTCCGCGACCGATTGGAAGGAAGGCGGGACGACGCCCGACGAGGCCGTCGCGATCGCCAAAATGCTGAAGGCGCATGGCACGGATATCGTCGACGTCTCGGCGGGCCAAACGGTCGACGACGACCATCCGGTCTATGGCCGCCTGTTCCAAACGCCCTTCGCCGATCGTATCCGCCAGGAAGCGGATGTGCCGGTGATGACGGTAGGGGCGATCTCGACCTGGGCCGACGCGAACACGATCCTGGCCGCGCGCCGCGCCGATCTTTGCGTGCTGGCGCGCGCGCATCTGTTCGATCCGTACTGGACGCGCCATGCCGCGCAGGAACAGGGCTACGATCTGCCCTGGCCGCCGCAATACGGCTCGGCGCGCAGCTTTACGCCGCGTCCCAGCCGGTAG
- a CDS encoding sulfite exporter TauE/SafE family protein yields the protein MPIFDPLFLALAIPAFLLVGISKGGFGGGLGSMGVPLMALAIPVPQAAAIMLPLLIVMDAFGIWRYRNVWSREHMPILLTGGIIGIVIGYLAFRHLDELWVRLLIGLIAIVFSGKGVLDSLRGRHAATATEPNWPKGLFWSMVSGATSFIANAGGPPIQVYLQPYKMDKTLFVGTLLVLFAIINWLKFFPYVYLGLFTFENIGTSLALLPLAPIGMWAGFWLHHRVDQKRFYFWCNLFLFATGWKLVYDAAKGLFLV from the coding sequence GTGCCGATCTTCGACCCGCTTTTTCTGGCGTTGGCGATCCCGGCCTTTCTTCTGGTCGGCATTTCGAAAGGCGGATTCGGCGGCGGCCTCGGCTCGATGGGCGTGCCGCTGATGGCATTGGCGATTCCCGTACCCCAGGCGGCGGCGATCATGCTGCCGCTGCTGATCGTCATGGATGCGTTCGGGATCTGGCGCTATCGCAACGTTTGGTCGCGCGAACATATGCCGATCCTGCTGACCGGCGGCATTATCGGGATCGTGATCGGCTATCTCGCCTTCCGCCATCTCGACGAACTTTGGGTGCGCCTGCTGATCGGCCTGATCGCGATCGTGTTCTCCGGCAAGGGCGTGCTCGATTCATTGCGCGGGCGCCACGCGGCGACCGCGACCGAACCCAACTGGCCCAAAGGTCTGTTCTGGTCGATGGTCTCGGGCGCCACCAGCTTCATCGCCAATGCGGGCGGGCCGCCGATCCAGGTCTATTTGCAGCCCTATAAGATGGACAAGACCTTGTTCGTCGGCACGCTGCTGGTGCTGTTCGCGATCATCAACTGGCTGAAATTCTTCCCTTACGTCTATCTCGGCCTGTTCACCTTCGAGAATATCGGCACGAGCCTCGCGCTGCTGCCGCTCGCCCCGATCGGCATGTGGGCGGGGTTCTGGCTGCATCATCGCGTCGACCAGAAACGCTTTTATTTCTGGTGCAATCTGTTCCTGTTCGCGACCGGCTGGAAGCTGGTCTACGACGCGGCCAAGGGGCTGTTCCTCGTCTGA
- a CDS encoding proteasome-type protease: MTYGVGLLLEDGLVLCADSRTNAGVDHVATFRKMHVWEAPGERCMVLLTAGNLAIAQSVVTLLTEGMGPDKTETILNVPSMFEAARLAGRAVREVYDLDAERLKEQGAEFNISMILGGQIKGRRLRLFHIYSAGNFIEATVETPYFQIGETKYGKPILDRVVSGRTSLNEAAKCALISMDSTLRSNVSVGLPIDIVILRRDECKLAVKKRLDETDLYFSDIRRRWSEGLRSVFQTVPDPDWKV, from the coding sequence ATGACCTACGGCGTCGGCCTGCTTCTCGAAGACGGACTCGTCCTGTGCGCGGATTCGCGCACCAATGCGGGCGTCGATCACGTCGCCACCTTCCGCAAGATGCATGTCTGGGAAGCGCCGGGCGAGCGCTGCATGGTGCTGCTGACGGCGGGCAATCTCGCCATCGCGCAATCGGTCGTCACGTTGCTGACCGAAGGCATGGGGCCGGACAAGACCGAGACGATCTTGAACGTGCCGTCGATGTTCGAAGCCGCACGCCTCGCCGGCCGCGCGGTGCGCGAGGTCTACGATCTCGACGCCGAGCGGCTGAAGGAGCAGGGGGCCGAGTTCAACATCTCGATGATCCTGGGCGGGCAGATCAAGGGGCGGCGCTTGCGCCTCTTTCACATCTACTCCGCCGGCAATTTCATCGAGGCGACGGTCGAAACGCCCTATTTCCAGATCGGCGAAACCAAATACGGCAAGCCGATCCTCGACCGCGTCGTGTCGGGCCGCACCTCGTTGAACGAAGCGGCAAAATGCGCGTTGATCTCGATGGATTCGACGCTGCGCTCCAACGTGTCCGTCGGGTTGCCGATCGATATCGTCATTCTGCGCCGCGACGAATGCAAGCTCGCGGTCAAGAAGCGCCTCGACGAAACCGATCTCTATTTCTCCGACATCCGCCGGCGCTGGTCGGAAGGCCTTCGCTCGGTCTTCCAGACCGTGCCCGATCCCGACTGGAAAGTTTGA
- a CDS encoding alpha-E domain-containing protein: MLSRAADQLYWMARYMERAENMARILDVSYRMSLSSTDGDSEHMQWGPALVVAGCEGPFKETGRPTDARNVVEYLALDPANPSSIRNSLGAARENARAMRTQITTEMWESLNATWLEIRNLDYDKLEAMGTRAFFDWVKERSHLFRGVTYGTMPRDAAYRFARIGTFLERGDSTARLLDVKYHVLLPTARDVGGAVDYYQWGALLRSVSAFQAYRRVYRDVIKPRRVAELLILRADMPRSVAASLGELTGLLDEVREQFGRNYRSAGLAHTIHDRIRFAKIDEVFEFGLHEFLTDIVDSNMAIGKAIAEDFGLPY, translated from the coding sequence ATGTTGTCCCGCGCCGCCGACCAGCTTTACTGGATGGCCCGTTATATGGAGCGCGCCGAGAATATGGCGCGCATCCTGGACGTGTCGTATCGCATGTCGCTGTCGTCGACCGACGGCGATTCCGAACATATGCAATGGGGCCCGGCCTTGGTCGTGGCGGGCTGCGAAGGCCCGTTCAAGGAAACCGGCCGTCCGACCGACGCGCGCAACGTGGTCGAATATCTCGCCCTCGATCCCGCCAACCCGTCCTCGATCCGCAATTCGCTGGGGGCGGCGCGCGAAAACGCCCGCGCGATGCGCACCCAGATCACGACCGAGATGTGGGAATCGCTGAACGCGACGTGGCTCGAAATCCGCAATCTCGATTACGACAAACTCGAAGCGATGGGGACGCGCGCCTTCTTCGATTGGGTGAAGGAACGCAGCCATCTGTTCCGCGGCGTCACCTACGGCACGATGCCGCGCGATGCGGCCTATCGCTTCGCGCGTATCGGCACGTTCTTGGAGCGCGGGGATTCGACCGCGCGTCTGCTCGACGTGAAGTACCACGTGCTGCTGCCGACGGCGCGCGACGTGGGCGGTGCGGTCGATTACTATCAATGGGGCGCGTTGCTGCGCTCGGTCTCGGCGTTTCAGGCCTATCGGCGCGTCTATCGCGACGTGATCAAGCCGCGCCGCGTGGCCGAATTGCTGATCCTGCGCGCCGACATGCCGCGTTCGGTCGCGGCGTCGCTGGGCGAATTGACCGGCTTGCTCGACGAAGTGCGCGAGCAATTCGGACGCAACTACCGCTCGGCCGGTTTGGCCCACACGATCCACGACCGTATCCGTTTCGCCAAAATCGACGAGGTTTTCGAATTCGGCCTGCACGAGTTCCTGACCGATATCGTCGATTCCAACATGGCGATCGGAAAGGCGATTGCCGAGGACTTCGGTTTGCCGTATTGA
- a CDS encoding circularly permuted type 2 ATP-grasp protein, with protein sequence MRAPDGTVRAAYARLAQWLENTPPELLARKRHEADVLFRRLGITFAVYGEGGDTERLIPFDVIPRVLTAPEWDALSEGLVQRVKALNAFLYDVYHGREIVRAGKIPAELIDGNEQYRPEMIGVEVPGRIYTHIAGIDVVRVSADQFYVLEDNVRTPSGVSYMLENREAMMRLFPELFARNRVQPVGHYPDELLKSLRSLPPHSAADKDEPTVVMMTPGAYNSAYFEHVFLAEQMGVELVEGQDMFVENDYVYMRTVAGPRRVDVIYRRLDDAFLDPAAFRPDSALGVKGLFEAYRKGNVTLANAVGTGVADDKAVYPYVPDMVRFYLGEEPKLANVPTYSLRKPDDLKYTLEHLPELVVKETHGSGGYGMLVGPKSTAAEIEAFRQRIIAKPELYIAQPTLALSTCPTFVEEGVAPRHLDLRPYLLVGKDVKLVPGGLTRVALRKGSLVVNSSQGGGTKDTWVLEG encoded by the coding sequence ATGCGCGCGCCCGATGGCACGGTCCGTGCCGCCTATGCGCGCCTCGCGCAATGGCTCGAAAACACGCCGCCCGAATTGCTGGCCCGCAAGCGCCACGAGGCGGACGTTCTGTTCCGCCGCTTGGGCATTACGTTCGCGGTCTATGGCGAGGGCGGGGACACCGAGCGCTTGATCCCGTTCGATGTGATTCCGCGCGTGCTGACCGCCCCCGAATGGGATGCGCTGTCCGAAGGCCTCGTCCAGCGCGTGAAGGCGTTGAACGCTTTTCTTTACGACGTCTATCACGGGCGCGAGATCGTGCGCGCCGGGAAAATCCCCGCGGAACTGATCGACGGCAACGAGCAATACCGGCCGGAGATGATCGGCGTCGAAGTGCCGGGCCGCATCTATACCCACATCGCCGGGATCGATGTGGTCCGCGTCTCGGCCGACCAGTTCTACGTGCTGGAGGACAATGTGCGCACGCCGTCGGGCGTGTCGTACATGCTCGAAAACCGCGAAGCGATGATGCGCCTGTTCCCGGAGCTGTTCGCGCGCAACCGCGTGCAGCCCGTGGGCCATTATCCGGACGAACTGCTCAAATCGCTGCGCTCCTTGCCGCCGCACAGCGCCGCCGACAAGGACGAGCCGACCGTCGTGATGATGACGCCCGGCGCCTACAACTCCGCCTATTTCGAGCACGTCTTCTTGGCCGAGCAGATGGGCGTCGAGCTTGTCGAAGGCCAGGACATGTTCGTCGAGAACGACTACGTCTATATGCGCACGGTTGCCGGCCCGCGGCGCGTGGACGTGATCTATCGCCGCTTGGACGACGCGTTCCTCGATCCCGCCGCGTTCCGGCCGGATTCGGCGTTGGGCGTGAAGGGGCTGTTCGAAGCCTATCGCAAAGGCAACGTCACGCTGGCGAATGCCGTGGGCACGGGTGTCGCCGACGACAAGGCGGTCTATCCTTACGTGCCCGATATGGTGCGCTTCTATTTGGGCGAGGAGCCCAAGCTCGCCAACGTGCCGACCTATTCGTTGCGCAAGCCCGACGATCTCAAATACACGCTCGAACATCTGCCCGAACTCGTGGTCAAGGAAACCCACGGCTCGGGCGGCTACGGCATGCTGGTCGGACCCAAATCGACGGCGGCGGAAATCGAAGCCTTCCGCCAGCGCATCATCGCCAAGCCCGAGCTTTATATCGCCCAGCCGACTTTGGCGCTGTCGACCTGCCCGACCTTCGTCGAGGAAGGGGTGGCGCCGCGCCATCTCGACCTGCGGCCTTATCTGCTGGTCGGCAAGGACGTGAAGCTGGTGCCCGGCGGGTTGACGCGCGTCGCCTTGCGCAAAGGCTCGCTGGTCGTCAATTCCAGCCAAGGCGGCGGCACCAAAGACACTTGGGTTTTGGAGGGCTGA
- a CDS encoding cysteine hydrolase, translating into MTLPATATLIIIDMQQAVDLPYWGKRCNPGAEAVVAQLLAAWRKRGLPLIHVRHDSVEPDSGYRPDRPSHAFKPEAMPLAGETVIAKSTNSAFIGTKLERVLRDAKAAPVVFAGVSTSNSVEATLRMAGNLGFDAWIVADGCFTFDRRLLDGRVIPAADVHALSLANLSGEYARVVNSAEILAEL; encoded by the coding sequence ATGACGTTACCCGCCACCGCGACCCTTATCATTATCGACATGCAACAGGCGGTCGATTTGCCCTATTGGGGCAAGCGCTGCAATCCGGGGGCGGAGGCGGTGGTGGCGCAATTGCTGGCGGCGTGGCGTAAACGCGGATTGCCGTTGATCCATGTCCGCCACGATTCCGTCGAACCCGATTCCGGCTATCGCCCCGACCGGCCGAGCCACGCGTTCAAACCCGAGGCGATGCCGCTGGCGGGCGAAACCGTGATCGCCAAATCGACGAATTCGGCGTTCATCGGCACGAAATTGGAGCGCGTCCTGCGCGATGCGAAGGCGGCCCCGGTCGTGTTCGCCGGTGTGTCGACCAGCAATTCGGTCGAGGCGACGTTGCGCATGGCGGGCAATCTCGGCTTCGACGCATGGATCGTCGCCGACGGGTGTTTCACCTTCGATAGGCGGCTGCTCGACGGGCGTGTGATCCCGGCGGCGGATGTTCACGCGTTGTCGCTCGCCAATCTGTCGGGCGAATATGCGCGGGTCGTGAATTCGGCCGAAATCCTGGCGGAACTCTGA
- a CDS encoding metal-dependent hydrolase, producing MDSLSQLVLGASVGYAVAGKRLGRVAIAAGALAGTIPDLDSFFPVADEFQSWVRHRGVSHSFLFAAFAGPALGWAAWRWCRQNKPFTPAGEEDAIWAWIGLFTLGIGTHPLLDWFTIYGTQLLAPFSDTRFFVSGLGIIDPGYTVPLLIGMIAALIAPRAVAARVLILAGLALSTVYLFYGLAQNKAVETMARNQLRAENVVAADLRVYTTIFQPWLRRIVVDDPDGARVGFASPLQKGAIAWACFKRIDDPAIAPVLATREGKILAWFSDGMLWPSVEPQTDGGKIVRITDRRYGVPGDTINGWWGLEARVDASNRVVGTIERIQLPRDTSRVNELFVAGIGKPTEIFPQARNAADAAQNCAVGRLNK from the coding sequence TTGGATTCCCTCTCCCAACTCGTTCTCGGCGCCTCGGTCGGTTATGCGGTCGCGGGCAAGCGCCTGGGCCGTGTGGCGATCGCCGCCGGCGCCCTGGCCGGCACGATCCCCGATCTGGACAGTTTCTTTCCCGTCGCCGACGAGTTCCAATCCTGGGTCCGCCATCGCGGCGTCAGCCATTCCTTCCTGTTCGCCGCCTTTGCCGGGCCCGCCTTGGGCTGGGCCGCGTGGCGCTGGTGCCGCCAGAACAAGCCCTTCACCCCGGCGGGCGAGGAAGACGCGATCTGGGCCTGGATCGGCTTGTTCACGCTGGGCATCGGCACGCATCCCCTGCTCGACTGGTTCACGATCTACGGCACGCAGTTGCTCGCCCCCTTCAGCGACACGCGGTTCTTCGTCTCGGGTCTCGGCATCATCGATCCCGGTTACACCGTGCCATTGCTGATCGGCATGATCGCGGCGTTGATCGCACCGCGCGCGGTCGCGGCGCGCGTGCTGATCCTTGCGGGCTTGGCCCTCAGCACCGTCTATCTGTTCTACGGGCTCGCGCAGAACAAAGCCGTCGAAACGATGGCGCGCAACCAATTGCGCGCCGAGAACGTCGTCGCCGCCGATCTGCGCGTCTACACCACGATCTTCCAGCCTTGGCTGCGGCGCATCGTGGTCGACGATCCCGACGGGGCGCGCGTGGGATTCGCCTCGCCCTTGCAGAAAGGCGCCATCGCCTGGGCGTGCTTCAAGCGGATCGACGATCCCGCGATCGCGCCGGTGCTCGCAACACGCGAAGGCAAAATCCTCGCGTGGTTTTCGGACGGCATGCTCTGGCCGAGCGTCGAACCGCAAACGGATGGCGGCAAGATCGTGCGGATCACCGACCGGCGCTATGGCGTGCCGGGCGACACGATCAATGGCTGGTGGGGTTTGGAAGCGCGAGTCGACGCAAGCAACCGCGTCGTCGGCACGATCGAGCGCATCCAGCTTCCACGCGATACGTCGCGGGTAAACGAGTTGTTCGTCGCCGGGATCGGCAAGCCGACCGAGATTTTCCCGCAAGCCCGCAATGCCGCCGATGCGGCGCAAAACTGCGCCGTCGGTCGACTCAATAAATAG